The genome window AATAACACTAAAAATGGTACGATTGCAATATTCTCAAAGAGATCTTTAAAAAGAGACTAGTtttgaatatatttgaaaaattattattaatttatgtattttttctaTTGCATTGAACTATTGAACAACCATTGTTGATGTTCTTAACAACATAATGCATTAATTGctgtattttttaaatattttttattggcATATTGGTCACATCGTTAGCATATTGCAATTGCAATAGAAGGTTCATTACATAACACTCTCTACTGCAagtaaaattttattattttagtttaatttcatgcaataAAATTCATTGATCTTAATCATTGCAGATGCTCTTATATACTATTCCTTCCTTtacattttcttcattttgaaatttaatgtACTATCAAAGTTTCTCATCCAAACGCATTTTCAATAGCTTGCCGTTGACTGGTTGTGTAGTCTCGGTGTGTCTTTGGCCTCTCTTTGGTCTTTGTCTATCAAAGTTCATctttaccaaaacaaaaagtaagaGATGAAACATTAAAAAGTATATTTCCACTAGATATTTTCCAGGCAAGTAAAGCAGGAATTATCAACCAAAGAGAGTAAATGTCAATCATGccattttgaaattatttaaaaaggtTATTTACTATCACCTACCTATCAAAAGAACTACTTGGTGAATAATAAATCGTATTAAATGGCATAGAGAAGTACAATAGAGTAGAGAGCAAGGCTACCAATGGTGGGCGTGGTCTGATCCAGTTCAATTTTCACCTCACACCGAAATTAGAATCAGTATTATTCAATCAGTACGATTTGGTCCCGttttggtaaaaaaattataaaacctAATTCTGGTGcggtttttgatttttcagGTTTCATACtagatattttttaatatatttttcaaatttttttttttttttacaaatttcaactaaaattgtattttgtgggcttaaaaattcacaaatgaTCTAATTTCATGCAAAAAAAGATAGTTGGGCCTAGAAAAGAAAGGTGTTTAAAAGTTGAACTTGGAGAAATATTAGTTACAAGATTAGAAATTTAGCACTGGaattaaataacttatttttaatttttaatttttaaaaaagcagcTTGTTTGGTCTGATCTAGTGCGGTTTTGTAAAATGTGAAATTGGCACTAGAATCGATTTAAATCGGTCCGATCCGTTTTGGTACCTGTTTGTTTACTTTTTAGTCAACACGGTTTCTTTCCCATTTTTTCCATCCGATGCGGCTTGGTGTTCTGCTTTTTCGGTCTTGATACCCACCCATGACCAATAGccacaaacaaacaacaacaaggctaccaacagccagagaAAAAAGGAAGGCTACCAACAGCCACAACAGAAAAAATCACAATTGTAACAACTTCTCCAGTTAGAAAAATGATTCATTTCTGGTGTGGGGGTGCACCATAAATTTCTGAGGTATGACAAATTTTTCATGGCCGTCACATTAGAGCTGGAGTGTAAACGTGTGAAAGTGCTATTTTTGGTTAGCCGCTTGATCCTTTATTTCTTTGGTAGAGTCTCCATTAATGATTTTATGTTAAAGATTAATCTCAGTCATTAAATCGCATGTCcatttttaaacttttatttttttatttttatttttggttttccaaCATCCCAACATCTTTCTGGCAATTATAGCACGtctgaatttatttttggccacccttttttttatttttattgtgggttcattattattattattaaccaATAGGGTGTTTCGTTAAATTAACTTAGGTCTTTTGTTTAGTTAAGTAGTCTTGAACTCAAGTCTCCACGGCACCTATGTATGtgattttccccttttttattttttctcgaGAATGACAGTGATAATATATAGTGAAGATGTAAAATCCAAAGGTATGGATCTGATATgatcctttttattttttattatcaaagGGTTATCTGCTTATGTTTGAGTAGCTGCACAAGTATTTGTATGGTCGTCTTCATAACCGTGAAGAAGCTTGGAAATTAAATACATTCATTAATACCATACAGGGCGCTGTCAGGATGGGGTACAGTAGTGCcgctgattttttttcctccttcgAAAAGATGTGAAAGGTTGGTTTAAAGtctcatttatttcttttcctgtGTAAGTATAAGGTAGGTTCACAAAATAATGTGATGacactattattattattattatttttttcaagaaacaaTCTTGTAGAACCAAAAGATACGGAAAGAGCACATGCCCAATTATATCATAAGGGTCCCCGATACCTATGGGGCTTCCTATTAAATCTTTTTGATCAAGAATATAGTAGCAAAAATGacattttgtgtgtgttattGATACTTTATTCTGAAATGTAATgagcatttttatttattttcatatagTGGCCATTTTTCACTTAAATTAACAAACTTAGAACATAAGCTTGggattttatttgtatttttgtttaaaatgaGTTAAGTGTTGAACATAAAAAggtccaaatttttatttatgccCATGGTCTCCAAAATCAAAGTTTTATACCAAACGGATTCAACATCCAATGATAAAGCAAAGCGAGAGCTCATCTATGGGCCACTGGACTGGCCTCTCTAGACAGAAAACTAATGGAAATAGCACTTATCGTCTGCAAAAGCTCCTCCCTGCAGTCTTCAATACAGATAATGAGAAAACCACCATGATttgcattttctatttttttgtattttttttgtcaaagttAGAAAGGGGGAGGGGAGTTTTCTCACACATATTGGTAAAGTGTCACCATGTTTGAACCTGAGACCACTAATTTTCAAGTCAAGACCCTATTTACTAGGAGCTAGATCGGAAAAATAACAACTAGACTATGAAGTGCATTACACTCGAGAACCGTTAAAGTGCATGGGTGGGTCACCCGAAACATTAAAGGCTTACCGTTTTGGcctttttgttttcgtttttgttttcacgTGATCCCATCCCATTATGGAAGATCCTTTATCGTTCAATATGGCTTCATTCACAATTGAGCAAATATGTCCCGTTTATGTATTCCTCCATGTGAtggttattttgttatatgttgatgatattgtACTCACGGGGAACACTCGAGGCGTCTTCTATACAGTCTGATATACATCTCTCTCATAACATATGGATTATAAAGAGACTCATTATCATTATCTTAGGTTGAAGAAttctttttggaatttttgatTGTGAATATACAACAAGACAAAGACTTTTTGAAGAGTTGCAGAAGGTGTTGCGAAAACTCAAACTTGATATTGATAATGTGAGAGGACAACGCTGTGACAATGGATCAAATACGAGTGGGAAGTACCAAGGTGTCGAAAGAAAACTTTTGGATGTAAATCTTAAAGCATTGTACACACCTTGTGGTTGTCATAGTCTTAACTTAACATTTTGTGATATTGCAAACTTATGTGGAAAAGCAAAAGACTTTTTTGGAGTCATACAACATATTTATACATTGTTTACTAATTCTACAAAGCTATGGaagatattgaaaaataatgttaAACACTTAACTCTAAAATCGTTGTCAGTTACACATTGGGAAAGTCATATTGAAAGTATAAGAgcacactactacaaaaaagcaaaaagacgacggtaaatcaccgtcgtgtattaagattttcagtggtcgtggaatccaccgtcatcttttccctcataaaccacgacgctaaatcaccgttgttgttaaaatatacaaNNNNNNNNNNNNNNNNNNNNNNNNNNNNNNNNNNNNNNNNNNNNNNNNNNNNNNNNNNNNNNNNNNNNNNNNNNNNNNNNNNNNNNNNNNNNNNNNNNNNaattttaccaaaaggacatccaacaaccctaaaattactacatgtgtCATTGTGCTTAACTGTCAAATACAGTTTATTtaagggtagaattgtcttatcagttgttattttttacctgacccaacgaatctgggcctctctttgggctaatccaaaatagtagttttttcttaggtattaaaactaaaaccaaaatatccaatatcttacaaactaattaataaagttaattatgtctaaaacctaatttttcttacaaACTAATATCATTTCATTCTCTCTAGCTGAGTTACCCAACCCCTGCTCTTCGAGACTTCGACCaaagagaaaatcaaaattccaTGTCGCTGCTGCTGCATGCCAAAGACTACCCATGTTCTTGAAGACTTACTTAAAGCAAACTAAGGTAATCTTCAatcctttattttctttaattttcttctttaaatttgttgatgttgaaattttggagattgtttagggtttatgagTATAATTAAGGATTTACAATTGAGTTGACATTCTATACTACTTGATTGATAGATTGATCCGTTTGGTGCTAACTTTTCCTATGTCTACAACAACCACAAAATGAGCATTTTCATTTATGAGACTTATTAAAAATCAACTTCGGAACAAGATAAGTGATGAGTTTCTTGCTGATTATATGTTACTTCATTTTGAAAGAGAATTTACTGATAATATAGATAATGAATCAATAATTAATGATTTTAACTCTGTGAAGACTCGAAGGGTGCAACTTATATAGGTATTATTCGTATTTGTATTTTGCATTGCAtgtttatttcttcttcttgttgttgtttttttttttccttactaGTTTCTATCTACATGTACTATGCATTTCGAGGGATTGCTATCAATGAAATGCACTTGTACCGTCAAGTTTTCTATAGATTTGTACGTAAGGTAAATTAGCCCATGACATTTTGAAATCCTAGTCTGTCCCTGAGTATCACGAGCTGACGTAGTGATACCGTatcattctataatttcttctaataatatatttttattaacttaGAATTAAAGAGAATATGAATCGGGGTGAGCATGTGTCACTCCAAGGTGGTACTTCTTATATTAGTAATATTGTAAACAAGGGAGAAGTCATGATTGAGAATCATTTATGTAAGTGCTTtatgtgaatagtgtcagAATAACCAAAAGCATAGCATTTTTGGAGAAAGCCCTCACAGTTTCATTAGGTGAATCATCCACCTCCTTAAACCGATTACAATAACCCATGTGTTTGAGTTAGACAACTTGAGCACCAAGGACAAGCAAAACAATACAGTATTGGAAAGTACAGAAAATCTAAAATACCAAACATACTAAAGGTACTTCTGCAAATCCTAGTTTAATTTGAAACATAAAACCAAGGTAACATATTCAGAAAGTTAGCAAGCCTAGTCGACCGACAGTGAAGGACAGGCAACTGGCAGGCCAAGCTATGTCTCAAACTCTTTCAAGTTAATGTGAAGTAGCCTTCATTTTACTGTTTAAAGCCTTTCGTCGCTTTTGAGACTCAGTTGGTGTTTTTACATCTGTTGCCAATCCAAGTAGTTGGAAAAATCTTATTACATACCAAGTAAAGTCAATTTGCCACCATTCCAAACCTTGTCGAGCTGAGTAATCAAAAGCATGGTTATTGTTGTGCCATCCTTCTCCAAGTGCAAACAAACCCAACCACCTAAACGTACAATcgtaaaaaaatatttaatatccCTCATCATGAAGAAGAACGTTTAAAATATCCCAACTTCCATatttattcaaaatgtacCAATTGTTCCTTGACATATCACCAGTGTGATATACTTGTTCACCCCACATGTGACCAGCTGAATTTACTAACAAAGTACCGTGGAAAACGCATACCATCCTTACACCCTGCaatgtaaaaagaaatttatgtTAAATTTCAAAGAGACGAGTCAGCAATCTACTTCTAACAACATCGAGGCCTACACTTTGAATATTGGATTCATGTATGGTTGATGACTATTTAGTCTTTACGTTCAATTAAATATTCCAATGGTTTGGTAAAAGCCACCAAGAAAACCTTAATAAGGTTGGAACATTTAtggccttttatttttaaaaataaataaataaagaagacaGGAAGAAATCTCACCATCCCCCACACCAAGAAGGGAACTCCACCGGCGGCATATAGTAAACTTCCAAGTAGAACAACTGAATGCAGAAAATAAGTACGATGAAGAAACATATAGAAGGCTTGCCTTTTCAAATCTTCAACGTTCTTCAGTCCTCCGTACTGCAAAAATTTCCATTTAGAACTTGAACAAAATTATAGTGTAAGcaaatatatttgttttagaaagagagagagagttgggtTTGgtatttttacttttccaaaccGAGAGCCGCTATCGAGGATCCAACCCATGTGACTAAACCAAAATCCTTGACGAGGGCTATGTACATCTTTCTCAGTATCAGTAAACTGGTGATGATATCGGTGAGAGCTCACCCATTCTATTGGACTTCCCTGCAAAACCAAACAAGCAAAACACAAACCCgtacttcttttgttttttttctttttttatacaagagataatgtactttaatttaatctaaattacagAAATGGAGATTCGAACTCTGGTACAGAGTGGGGAGGAGATAATGtactttaatctaatctaaattagAGGAAGGGAGATTCGAATTTGGGTACAGAGTGGAGAGCACATCAATTATAGCCAACATGtacttctcatgtatttagaATAATCAATCTACTGCTTATACAAATCACATaaaaatagccaaaaaaatgagaaaaaaaaaaaagaagcaaaattaTGTTGCTTAACGTTAAAATTCACATACCTGAAGTGAGAGAACCCCGAAGTAAGCAAACAAGTACTCGAGCCATTTCGGAAGACGAAAACTCTTGTGAGCAAGATTTCTATGGAAAGACAAAGTCACTCCAAAACCCGTCACAAGAAAGAGAGCACAGGCCACCCAAAGCGCAGGCCACGTGAAATGAAACGGCGCCATCACACAAAGGCAATGCAGAATGAAAAACACAACTGCAGTGACTATGTCTTGTAAATTCCATTTCCTTCCCCAAAATTCCAGGCAGGGCATCATC of Prunus dulcis chromosome 4, ALMONDv2, whole genome shotgun sequence contains these proteins:
- the LOC117625034 gene encoding delta-9 acyl-lipid desaturase 1-like; this translates as MGLFVNIVMMPCLEFWGRKWNLQDIVTAVVFFILHCLCVMAPFHFTWPALWVACALFLVTGFGVTLSFHRNLAHKSFRLPKWLEYLFAYFGVLSLQGSPIEWVSSHRYHHQFTDTEKDVHSPRQGFWFSHMGWILDSGSRFGKYGGLKNVEDLKRQAFYMFLHRTYFLHSVVLLGSLLYAAGGVPFLVWGMGVRMVCVFHGTLLVNSAGHMWGEQVYHTGDMSRNNWWLGLFALGEGWHNNNHAFDYSARQGLEWWQIDFTWYVIRFFQLLGLATDVKTPTESQKRRKALNSKMKATSH